The proteins below are encoded in one region of Pseudomonas sp. SCB32:
- the paaY gene encoding phenylacetic acid degradation protein PaaY has translation MPCYSLEGITPVVHPTAYVHPTAVLIGDVIVGPGCYIGPLASLRGDFGRIILEEGANLQDTCVMHGFPNSDTVVERNGHIGHGAVLHGCVIGADSLVGMNAVVMDNARIGERSIVSAAAFVKAGFECPPQSLLMGAPAVVKRPLSEEEVSWKQRGTREYQELARRCLASLVECAPLAEVEADRPRMGDSGVRPKGNKPQ, from the coding sequence ATGCCGTGCTACAGCCTGGAAGGAATCACCCCCGTGGTGCATCCGACCGCCTATGTTCATCCGACCGCCGTACTGATCGGTGACGTGATCGTCGGTCCGGGCTGCTATATTGGCCCGCTGGCGTCACTGCGCGGCGATTTTGGGCGGATCATCCTCGAAGAAGGGGCGAACCTGCAGGATACCTGCGTGATGCACGGTTTCCCGAACAGCGACACCGTGGTCGAGCGCAATGGCCACATCGGCCACGGCGCGGTGCTGCACGGTTGTGTGATCGGCGCCGATTCGCTGGTAGGGATGAACGCCGTGGTGATGGACAACGCGCGGATTGGCGAGCGTTCCATCGTTTCCGCCGCCGCCTTCGTCAAGGCCGGTTTCGAATGCCCGCCGCAGAGCCTGCTGATGGGCGCGCCGGCGGTGGTGAAGCGCCCGCTCAGCGAAGAGGAAGTGTCCTGGAAGCAACGCGGCACCCGTGAGTACCAGGAACTGGCGCGGCGCTGCCTGGCGAGCCTGGTGGAGTGCGCACCTCTGGCGGAAGTGGAGGCCGATCGCCCGCGCATGGGCGACTCCGGGGTTCGCCCCAAAGGGAACAAACCCCAATGA
- the paaG gene encoding 2-(1,2-epoxy-1,2-dihydrophenyl)acetyl-CoA isomerase PaaG — protein sequence MNFEHILFSIEDGVALLSLNRPEQLNSFNAAMHGEVREALKQVRQSPEARVLLLTGEGRGFCAGQDLSDRNVAPGAEVPDLGQSIEQFYNPLIRTLRDLPLPVICAVNGVAAGAGANIPLACDLVLAARSASFIQAFCKIGLIPDSGGTWTLPRLVGMARAKALALLGNRLTAEQAEQWGLIYQVVDDANLREEALKLARHLATQPTYGLALIKRSLNASLNNSFDEQLELERDLQRLAGRSEDYREGVSAFMEKRTPSFKGR from the coding sequence ATGAACTTCGAGCACATCCTGTTTTCCATCGAGGACGGCGTCGCCCTCCTCAGCCTGAACCGCCCGGAGCAACTCAACAGCTTCAACGCCGCCATGCATGGCGAAGTGCGCGAGGCGCTCAAGCAGGTTCGCCAGAGCCCCGAGGCTCGTGTCCTGCTGCTGACCGGCGAAGGCCGCGGCTTCTGCGCGGGCCAGGACCTGTCCGACCGCAACGTCGCCCCCGGCGCGGAAGTGCCCGATCTCGGCCAGTCCATCGAGCAGTTCTACAACCCGCTGATCCGCACCCTGCGCGACCTGCCGCTGCCGGTGATCTGCGCGGTCAACGGCGTGGCCGCCGGCGCCGGCGCGAACATCCCGCTGGCCTGCGACCTGGTACTGGCGGCACGTTCGGCCAGCTTCATCCAGGCCTTCTGCAAGATCGGCCTGATCCCCGATTCCGGCGGCACCTGGACCCTGCCGCGCCTGGTCGGCATGGCCCGCGCCAAGGCGCTCGCGCTGCTGGGCAATCGCCTGACCGCCGAACAGGCCGAGCAATGGGGCCTGATCTACCAGGTGGTGGATGACGCCAACCTGCGTGAGGAAGCCCTCAAGCTCGCCCGCCACCTGGCCACCCAGCCGACCTACGGCCTGGCCCTGATCAAGCGCAGCCTCAACGCCAGCCTGAACAACAGCTTCGACGAGCAGCTGGAGCTGGAGCGCGACCTGCAGCGCCTGGCCGGCCGCAGCGAGGACTACCGCGAGGGCGTGTCCGCCTTCATGGAAAAACGCACCCCCAGCTTCAAGGGTCGCTGA
- the paaF gene encoding 2,3-dehydroadipyl-CoA hydratase PaaF, with translation MPRTLAVQMPEAGVRLITLQRPEALNALNTELLGELAAELDAAEQDSETRAVVLTGSRKAFAAGADIKEMAERDLVGILNDPRVGYWQRIAAFSKPLIAAVNGFALGGGCELAMHADILVAGEDARFGQPEINLGIMPGAGGTQRLLRAVGKPLAMQMVLTGEAIDARHAQRAGLVSEVTQPEFTVERALQIARSIAAKAPLAVRLAKEALLKAQDTDLASGLRFERHAFTLLAGTADRDEGICAFQEKRKPAYQGR, from the coding sequence ATGCCTCGCACCCTTGCCGTTCAGATGCCTGAAGCGGGCGTCCGCCTGATCACCCTGCAGCGCCCCGAGGCGCTCAATGCACTGAACACCGAACTGCTTGGCGAACTGGCCGCCGAACTCGATGCCGCCGAGCAGGACAGCGAAACCCGCGCCGTGGTGCTGACCGGCAGTCGCAAGGCTTTTGCTGCCGGCGCCGATATCAAGGAAATGGCCGAGCGCGATCTGGTCGGCATCCTCAACGACCCCCGCGTCGGCTACTGGCAGCGCATCGCCGCCTTCTCCAAACCGCTGATCGCCGCCGTCAACGGTTTCGCCCTGGGCGGCGGCTGCGAGCTGGCGATGCACGCCGATATCCTCGTCGCCGGCGAAGACGCCCGCTTCGGCCAGCCGGAGATCAACCTCGGCATCATGCCCGGCGCTGGCGGCACCCAACGCCTGCTGCGCGCCGTGGGCAAACCGCTGGCGATGCAGATGGTGCTCACCGGCGAAGCCATCGACGCCCGCCACGCCCAGCGCGCCGGTCTGGTCAGCGAAGTCACCCAACCCGAATTCACCGTCGAGCGCGCCCTGCAGATCGCCCGCAGCATTGCCGCCAAGGCCCCGCTGGCCGTGCGTCTGGCCAAGGAAGCGCTGCTCAAGGCACAAGACACCGATCTGGCCAGCGGCCTGCGCTTCGAGCGCCACGCCTTCACCCTGCTGGCCGGCACCGCCGACCGCGACGAAGGCATCTGCGCCTTCCAGGAAAAGCGCAAGCCTGCCTATCAAGGCCGCTGA
- the paaN gene encoding phenylacetic acid degradation protein PaaN produces the protein MSSAAQASALELFEHHRATLERAVEAIARRDYWSPHGESLKQYPEESVKGAQAAFEGLLNRHFQLQGPNAVGRAGAERSPYGFDLGVTYDQYDTNELLSRQQQALPAWRDAGAKARVGACLEIVQRLAALSPTMAHAVMHTSGQGYMMAFQAGGAHAQDRALEALAYAWRAMADVPETACWTKPQGKAEPLVMDKRWHIVPRGLALVIGCATFPTWNTYPGLFASLVTGNPVLVKPHPAAVLPVAMSVKIAQDVLGELGFDPTLVSLVVDAAEAPVSQALALDPRVKLVDFTGSSAFGNWLEDNARQAQVFTEKAGVNTVIIDSVRDLKAVVRNLAFSLSLYSGQMCTTTQAIYVPRGGIRNGEEHVSFDEVAQALAGAVRGFLSDNERACGVLGAIQSEATAERILACRALGEVLLDSESREHPQFPGARVRTPLLLKVDASERAAFGEERFGPIAFVIATDDSAHSLQVAGEVLKEKGAMTLGVYSTDGEFLDRAETFAQDMAVSLSVNLDGGVFVNQSAAFSDFHATGGNPTANASITDDAFVTRRFVVVQSRRHAPLEGA, from the coding sequence ATGTCGTCCGCCGCCCAGGCCTCCGCCCTCGAACTGTTCGAGCATCACCGCGCCACCCTCGAACGCGCCGTGGAAGCCATCGCCCGCCGCGACTACTGGTCGCCCCATGGGGAAAGCCTCAAGCAGTATCCGGAGGAGTCGGTGAAGGGCGCCCAGGCAGCGTTCGAGGGTTTGCTCAACCGTCATTTCCAGTTGCAGGGCCCGAACGCCGTGGGCCGCGCCGGCGCCGAGCGCTCGCCCTATGGCTTCGATCTGGGCGTGACCTACGACCAGTACGACACCAATGAATTGTTGAGCCGCCAGCAACAGGCCCTGCCGGCCTGGCGCGATGCCGGGGCGAAGGCGCGCGTCGGCGCCTGCCTGGAGATCGTCCAGCGTCTCGCCGCGTTGAGCCCGACCATGGCCCACGCGGTGATGCACACCAGCGGGCAGGGCTACATGATGGCCTTCCAGGCCGGCGGCGCCCACGCGCAGGACCGTGCCCTGGAAGCGCTGGCCTACGCCTGGCGCGCGATGGCCGACGTGCCGGAAACCGCCTGCTGGACCAAGCCCCAGGGCAAGGCCGAGCCGCTGGTGATGGACAAGCGCTGGCATATCGTCCCGCGCGGCCTGGCGCTGGTGATCGGCTGCGCCACCTTCCCGACCTGGAACACCTATCCGGGCCTGTTCGCCAGCCTGGTCACCGGCAACCCGGTGCTGGTCAAGCCGCACCCGGCGGCAGTCCTGCCGGTGGCGATGAGCGTCAAGATCGCTCAGGACGTGCTCGGCGAACTGGGCTTCGATCCGACGCTGGTCAGCCTAGTGGTGGATGCCGCCGAGGCCCCGGTCAGCCAGGCGCTGGCACTCGATCCCCGCGTGAAGCTGGTCGATTTCACCGGCTCCAGCGCCTTCGGCAACTGGCTGGAAGACAACGCCCGCCAGGCCCAGGTGTTCACCGAGAAGGCCGGCGTCAATACGGTGATCATCGACAGCGTGCGGGACCTCAAGGCGGTGGTGCGCAACCTGGCTTTCAGCCTCAGCCTGTATTCCGGGCAGATGTGCACCACCACCCAGGCCATCTATGTGCCGCGCGGCGGCATTCGCAATGGCGAGGAGCACGTCAGCTTCGACGAGGTCGCCCAGGCGCTGGCCGGTGCCGTGCGTGGCTTCCTCTCAGACAACGAGCGTGCCTGTGGCGTGCTCGGTGCGATCCAGTCCGAAGCGACCGCCGAACGCATCCTTGCCTGCCGCGCGCTGGGTGAAGTCCTGCTCGACAGCGAGAGCCGCGAACACCCGCAGTTCCCCGGCGCCCGCGTGCGTACGCCGCTGCTGCTCAAGGTGGATGCCAGTGAGCGTGCCGCCTTCGGCGAGGAGCGCTTCGGCCCGATCGCCTTCGTCATCGCCACCGATGACAGCGCCCACAGCCTGCAGGTGGCCGGGGAAGTCCTGAAAGAGAAGGGCGCCATGACCCTCGGCGTCTACTCCACCGACGGCGAATTCCTCGACCGCGCGGAAACTTTCGCCCAGGATATGGCCGTGTCGCTGTCGGTGAACCTCGACGGCGGCGTATTCGTCAATCAATCGGCCGCCTTCAGCGATTTCCACGCCACCGGCGGCAACCCGACGGCGAATGCATCGATCACCGACGACGCCTTCGTGACGCGCCGCTTCGTGGTGGTGCAGAGCCGTCGCCATGCTCCGCTGGAGGGCGCCTGA